The nucleotide window ATGCCGATACAGATTACCATGACCATAATAAACACCCATTGCACGAGAAAGGAGATAGTTCTGCTTTTTGCATAGCTCCTTGCCCAACGCATGATCAACCGGGGATCACCCGGTTGATAGGATTTTTTTGCAGTTGCGATCATCGTTGTTCTCCTAAACCTACAGTCTCTTTTATCATATTCGAGCGGTAAAAGGAAAATGAGCCCCTATAAAAGGGTGGATTTAAGCGTACTATATCATGGGCGGCATCGAAGAGAAACAGCGTGTTGGCACAGATTCAAGGGTTAAAGATCCATGCAATCTTAGGAGGTGGCGCGCTCATGAAACACGATAACGGGATAAAAAGTGAGGCTTGATAAAAGAGCGCTCGAGCTTTGGTTTACCCTAGCTGAGACTGAAGGATCTAGAGCATTTGAACGAGGAATGAATAGAACATATATGAAAAATAAACAACGGCACAACCGGGGAAAAAAAACTTCAGCGAAGGCAAGACTATAGTGATGCTGCCTTTGCCAATCTTTTCAGGAAACTTTTTGTCCGGATAAAAATACTGAAGCGTGAAACATGTCAACATACCTAGCACCGCGATGAGAGAAGAAAGCATGAAGATTGCAAATGCTGCTACGATGAAGTATGCCAAAAGTTGCGAGTCTCTTTTGACTATGGCGAGCAATACAACACCTAGGGCGAGCACTATATGCAACTTGATGTATACACGGTTTGCAAACTGTATGGGGACGTCTTCATCTTCTTCTGTTTCAGGGACGCCAGTTATGGTATTTAAGAGAAATTTGGACAAATACCACTGGCTCAATACGAATAAAGCTATTGCAGCAACTTTCAAGAGACTGAACATAGCTATTTCCTCTTTTAAGTGTTGCAGCCGTCTTTTTGTGCAGTGTTAGCTATCATGGCATTTGCATCCACGCTAACTACATATCAGTATACGCGTGTATTGGTACTATGTCAATCAAAAAATGAGCTTCTGGAGCCGAGTAAAAGGACGATTGCTCTTTTCACTCTTGATTAACAGGGTAGCCTTGTTCGCGATATTCCTTGAGGCGGTAGGTGAGGGTACGGCGGCTGATGCCGAGGGCTTTAGCGGTGTCACTTCGGTTATAAGCATGCTCTTTGAGCACGCGCAGTATAGTTGCTCGTTCCATGGCACTCATGACGGTGTCGGCGCCGGTTTCATTCTGGGGCGTTTCCGGCTCAAGGGATTCCTGTTGCACGCGCCGGGGCAAATGTTCGGTGAGGATGACATCGCCTCGGGCGAGAAGGACAGCTCGTTCGATGGCGTTGCGTAATTCACGCACATTGCCCGGCCACGGGTAGCGTTCCATGCCGGCGATAGCGCCGGGCGAGAAGCGGGGCTTGCCTTTGCTGAATTCGGCGGCGAAGCGTTGTGCTAGGAGCGGGATATCGGTAACACGTAAACGTAAGGGCGGCAGATGGATTTCCATGACGTTTAGCCGATAGAAGAGGTCTTCTCGGAATCTGCCTGATTCTACCTCGGCTTCGAGATCGCGATTGGTGGCCGCAATGATTCGAACATCGACCTGGATTTCAGTATTCGTTCCGATGCGGCTAAAGCGACCGTCTTGGGTGACGCGTAGGAGCTTTGCCTGTAGAGCAGGGGACATTTCACCTATTTCATCGAGGAGCAGCGTGCCGCCATCGGCTTCTTCGAAGTGCCCGATGCGCCGGGTGAGGGCACCGGTAAAAGCGCCTTTTTCATGGCCGAAGAGCTCGCTTTCCAGCAAAGCTTCCGGTATGGCGGCACAGTTTACTTTGATAAGACGTCCATTGGCGCGGGCGCTCCAGCGGTGAACGATGTCTGCGATGACCTCTTTGCCTGTGCCGCTCTCGCCCGTGATGAGTAGTCGGGTGTCTGATGGTGCGACCAATGCCACCTCTCGGAGAACTTCCTGCATAGCCGCACTTTGGGTGATGATATCTTCGGGGAGCGCGTATCCCTCTGAACTTACTTGGGCGGGACCGCTTTCCGACAGCGCCATGCCATGCCGGACGGCTTCAAGCAGTTGGTCTAAGTCAATGGGTTTCTCCAAGTAATCCACGGCACCGCTGCGGATAGCACCGACGGCATCTCGTATGTCTGCGTAGGCCGTGACGAGTAGCACGGGCAGGTCGGGGTAGCGCTCCGCCACGAAGCCGAGCAATTCGAGTCCGGTCATGGCGGGCATGCGCACGTCAGAGATGAGCATGGCGGGTTGGGAGGTTTCGAGCACATGCAGGGCTTCCGAACCGGAGGAGGCGGTTGTCACGGGAAATCCCTGGCCGGTGAGAAAGGAACGGAGCAGGCTGCGCTGTCCGGGATCGTCATCCACAACGAGAATATCCCGTCGTGCAGCTTCTTTATTCATGATCATCCTCCGACAGTGGCTTTTGTGCGAGTGAAATACCCATGACTCGGAACACAGTACCCCGGTCGCCGGGTCGGCAGTCCACCGTCCAGTTATGGGCATCGGCGATTTGACGCACTACGGCGAGTCCGAGACCGGTTCCTTTTTCAGAGGTGGTGTAGTAAGGCCGAAACACTTCCTCGCGGTGTTCTTTGTCAATTCCGGGTCCGTCGTCGCGTACTTCCAGCCACACGGTTTTATTGGGCATCATTCCTTGCGCCACCTCCACGCGCCCGCCATTGGGAACGGCTTGCACGGCGTTCAGGAGCAGATTGAACAGTGTTTGGCGCAGCATACCTTCATCGGCCTCTACGCATAGTTGCGGCCCCGTTGCCTTCAGCGTAACGTTATTCTCTTCGCAGTCAAAAGCGAGAACACCAAAAACGGATTGAACGAGCCCCGTCAAAGCCATGGATCGGAGTTGGGGGCGTATCGGCCGCGCATAGTTTAGGAACTGGTTAAGCCGGCCTGTAACGCGGTCGGTTTCCTCTGTTATTTTAGAGGCAGTCGCTCGGATGTCCCGGGGAGTGTCTGTGTTGCCGCCGATCATTTGCGCCATGCCTCTGATTAAGTTCAAAGGATTTTTAGTTTCATGTACCAATCCGGCCGCCGTCACATTCATGTCTCGGAGGCGTGTGGCCGCTTCCCGTTCATGGATAAGTTGAATCTCGAGGTCGGCGGAGTGTCTGGATGCACGCCACGCCAAGGCGAGCGCCAGACACGCGAGCAATGCGCCGCCCATCACAATTGCGCGAAGTTGAAAATCTTTTGCCAGAACTGCACGTAGACCGCTGGTGGGAAGGGTGACCAAGAACCAGTGTATACCATGTTCTTTGATCAAGCGTTCATAGTCCGGTTTGTTCATCCACGGTGGCTGTTCTGGCGGCGGTCCCTGTGGCGGTCCCAGCACGATCATAAGCAGATCGGTCAGTGTTTTAGGATTCATAGGTTGGCCGGGCAGGATACGTCGAAGCTCTTCCTTGGTCTTTTCACTGACCGCGCCTTCATTAAAGAGAGCCAGTATTTTCTCTGTTTGTGCAGCATCTAGCGGCTCTTGGGTCATCATTTCAAGAAGAAGATTTCGGCTAGCTTCACTGATAACGCTGTCGAGGTGAGGGTCATCAAGGCTGAGTACCCAGTGT belongs to Candidatus Hydrogenedentota bacterium and includes:
- a CDS encoding sigma-54-dependent Fis family transcriptional regulator; this translates as MNKEAARRDILVVDDDPGQRSLLRSFLTGQGFPVTTASSGSEALHVLETSQPAMLISDVRMPAMTGLELLGFVAERYPDLPVLLVTAYADIRDAVGAIRSGAVDYLEKPIDLDQLLEAVRHGMALSESGPAQVSSEGYALPEDIITQSAAMQEVLREVALVAPSDTRLLITGESGTGKEVIADIVHRWSARANGRLIKVNCAAIPEALLESELFGHEKGAFTGALTRRIGHFEEADGGTLLLDEIGEMSPALQAKLLRVTQDGRFSRIGTNTEIQVDVRIIAATNRDLEAEVESGRFREDLFYRLNVMEIHLPPLRLRVTDIPLLAQRFAAEFSKGKPRFSPGAIAGMERYPWPGNVRELRNAIERAVLLARGDVILTEHLPRRVQQESLEPETPQNETGADTVMSAMERATILRVLKEHAYNRSDTAKALGISRRTLTYRLKEYREQGYPVNQE